The Skermanella pratensis genome has a window encoding:
- the opgC gene encoding OpgC domain-containing protein gives MKRFAILDGLRGYFLVFMMLNHLPFQGELLLARINHSELGYVQDAQGFVFISGVIIGLYYTRMIAKGQTSLMDAKILNRAYELYVYAVVVLAVILFLAVLVPNSRPLWGHFMWEMYQTPTLTGISAFLLLYQPTFMDILPQYIIYLVASPLLLRWIARGYWREVLGGSVLLWLMVQLGLHLPVIRIVEETVGTFAPASCCAAISIRSAGRSCSSAGCSWERPTPRASWIGTAGSRPGAPTC, from the coding sequence ATGAAGCGTTTTGCAATCCTCGACGGTTTGCGCGGTTATTTTCTTGTATTTATGATGCTTAATCATTTGCCGTTCCAGGGCGAGCTACTGCTTGCGCGCATCAACCATTCCGAATTGGGCTATGTCCAGGATGCCCAGGGCTTCGTCTTCATCTCCGGCGTCATCATCGGGCTTTACTACACGCGCATGATCGCGAAGGGACAGACGTCCCTCATGGACGCCAAGATCCTCAACCGGGCCTACGAACTCTATGTCTACGCGGTCGTCGTGCTGGCGGTGATCCTGTTCCTGGCGGTGCTGGTTCCCAATTCCCGCCCGCTGTGGGGCCATTTCATGTGGGAGATGTACCAGACGCCGACGCTGACCGGGATCTCGGCGTTCCTGCTGCTCTACCAGCCGACCTTCATGGACATCCTGCCGCAATACATCATCTATCTGGTGGCGTCGCCGCTGCTGCTGCGCTGGATCGCGCGCGGCTACTGGCGCGAAGTGCTGGGCGGCAGCGTCCTGCTGTGGCTGATGGTCCAGCTGGGGCTTCATCTTCCGGTGATCCGGATCGTCGAGGAGACGGTCGGCACCTTCGCCCCGGCTTCGTGCTGCGCGGCCATTTCAATCCGCTCGGCTGGCAGATCGTGTTCGTCAGCGGGCTGCTCCTGGGAGCGGCCGACGCCCAGGGCAAGCTGGATTGGGACCGCTGGTTCTCGCCCCGGCGCACCGACTTGCTGA
- a CDS encoding response regulator encodes MIARAHRPKIGILMGEGNFSVRIALKSLLQAEGFSGIVDVPDIRSLRALLEEGRDSSDVVVLDADLEGEDPCGLVRAIRHGKLGSNPFVTVIMTTSVASNDRVRAIVESGADGLLVKPLSVNAVMERLIALVRQRKPFIVTSAYIGPDRRKDPARGPSSIPLFDVPNTLRAKAEGRSAELAAMDEVIARAQSQIDEEKRRRDAFQVTFLAGLIVSGTPALNDDAANREYLESLIEACDDLLDRLPGTPYAALVEMVTELRNLGQRMVTSGRVSEPAALRLLRPLSDAIMAGLNPDRAPRELSDQVNAAIRKYRERVPAG; translated from the coding sequence ATGATCGCCAGGGCGCACCGGCCGAAGATCGGCATTCTGATGGGGGAGGGTAATTTTTCGGTCCGCATCGCCCTCAAATCCCTCCTTCAGGCGGAGGGCTTCTCGGGGATCGTCGACGTTCCCGACATCCGGTCGCTCCGCGCATTGCTGGAGGAGGGGCGCGACTCTTCCGACGTGGTCGTGCTCGACGCCGACCTGGAGGGGGAGGACCCGTGCGGGCTGGTCCGCGCGATCCGCCACGGCAAGCTGGGAAGCAATCCTTTCGTCACCGTGATCATGACCACCTCGGTCGCCAGCAACGACCGCGTCCGCGCGATCGTCGAGAGCGGGGCGGACGGGCTGCTGGTGAAGCCCCTGTCGGTCAATGCCGTCATGGAGCGGCTGATAGCATTGGTCCGCCAGCGCAAGCCCTTCATCGTCACCTCGGCCTATATCGGCCCCGACCGGCGCAAGGACCCGGCGCGCGGCCCCAGCTCGATCCCCCTGTTCGACGTGCCCAACACCCTGCGCGCCAAGGCGGAGGGCCGCTCCGCCGAACTGGCCGCCATGGACGAGGTGATCGCCCGCGCCCAGTCCCAGATCGACGAGGAGAAGCGCCGCCGCGACGCCTTCCAGGTGACCTTCCTGGCCGGCCTGATCGTCTCCGGCACGCCCGCCCTGAACGACGACGCCGCCAACCGCGAGTACCTGGAATCCCTCATAGAGGCCTGCGACGACCTGCTCGACCGTCTGCCCGGCACGCCCTATGCGGCGCTCGTCGAGATGGTGACCGAACTGCGCAACCTGGGCCAGCGCATGGTGACCAGCGGCCGGGTCAGCGAACCGGCGGCGCTCCGCCTGCTGCGCCCCCTGTCCGACGCCATCATGGCCGGCCTCAACCCCGACCGCGCGCCGCGGGAACTGTCGGACCAGGTCAACGCCGCGATCCGCAAGTACCGCGAGCGGGTGCCGGCGGGGTAG
- a CDS encoding DUF3618 domain-containing protein, with product MANTDHRTPEQIEREIEQTRQNTAATLAAIEDRLSPGRMMDEVWGYLRNSGQGRTFVSNLSTTVRDNPIPVALLAISVAWLAIAGSRSEKRRERWTPERAGRLEEFDYDDAVLTEDAFHYGAPAHGGPRYGGTERHTVDYVDPDTHHEHVSSSRPGAPEGNAPSPDTLLGRDAASIKARDAAKVFEAPNGPGLSSGSPAGAGTTTTVTPRARP from the coding sequence ATGGCGAACACGGACCACAGGACCCCTGAGCAGATCGAACGGGAAATCGAACAGACCCGGCAGAACACCGCCGCGACCCTGGCGGCCATCGAGGACCGTCTCTCGCCGGGCCGCATGATGGACGAGGTCTGGGGCTATCTGCGCAACAGCGGCCAGGGTCGGACTTTCGTGTCGAATCTCTCGACGACCGTGCGCGACAACCCGATCCCCGTGGCGCTGCTGGCGATCAGCGTCGCCTGGCTGGCCATCGCCGGGTCGCGCAGCGAGAAGCGGCGCGAGCGCTGGACGCCGGAGCGGGCGGGTCGGCTCGAAGAGTTCGATTACGACGACGCCGTGCTGACCGAGGATGCGTTCCACTACGGCGCTCCCGCCCATGGCGGTCCCCGGTACGGCGGGACGGAGCGGCACACGGTGGACTATGTCGATCCCGATACCCACCACGAGCATGTCTCGTCGTCGCGCCCCGGCGCCCCGGAAGGCAACGCCCCGTCCCCGGACACCCTGCTCGGCCGCGATGCCGCTTCGATCAAGGCCCGCGACGCCGCGAAGGTGTTCGAGGCGCCGAACGGCCCGGGCCTGAGTTCGGGTTCTCCCGCCGGTGCCGGGACGACCACCACGGTGACCCCGCGGGCCCGTCCCTGA
- the opgC gene encoding OpgC domain-containing protein: protein MFVSGLLLGAADAQGKLDWDRWFSPRRTDLLKVSIALVLLFMAFRLGFTNGLVPDSMALRFDLYNNRGEFALVYLLNFAGLAYLIAWLLVAGREAESPVARTAGTLLNRLFTWRFLTFIGKHSLQVYAYHVVVVYVILGFDGRIGPFTEGTKTAITLLAIASLMIPAWIHANYASWIDQGGRLAPQPAAEGRTRN, encoded by the coding sequence GTGTTCGTCAGCGGGCTGCTCCTGGGAGCGGCCGACGCCCAGGGCAAGCTGGATTGGGACCGCTGGTTCTCGCCCCGGCGCACCGACTTGCTGAAGGTCTCGATCGCGCTCGTCCTGCTGTTCATGGCCTTCAGGCTGGGCTTCACCAATGGCCTCGTGCCCGACAGCATGGCGCTGCGGTTCGACCTCTACAACAACCGGGGAGAGTTCGCCCTCGTCTACCTGCTGAACTTCGCGGGCCTGGCCTACCTGATCGCCTGGCTGCTGGTCGCCGGCCGCGAGGCGGAATCGCCGGTCGCGCGGACCGCCGGCACCTTGCTGAACCGGCTGTTCACATGGCGGTTCCTGACCTTCATCGGCAAGCATTCGCTCCAGGTCTATGCCTACCACGTGGTGGTGGTCTACGTGATCCTCGGGTTCGACGGCAGGATCGGCCCCTTCACCGAAGGGACCAAGACGGCGATCACGCTGCTGGCCATCGCCAGCCTGATGATCCCCGCCTGGATCCATGCCAACTATGCCTCCTGGATCGACCAGGGCGGCCGCTTGGCGCCCCAGCCCGCCGCCGAGGGCCGTACCCGGAACTAA
- a CDS encoding ferritin-like domain-containing protein, with the protein MTDISSSQIARRMTAGLFPAPLAGGPGIPGWNAARLGIASFDTAGGRDVALIAELNDLLQLDCDAVGAYTLAIAALRDGGLRDRLIQYREDHERHIADLIDLIRARDGVPIRLPHFPTGLFKLLVQAGGSAGSLAGGDRAVLLAFVTNEGQARDKYRRHARGDHPPDVEAMLKRAARDEETHFEWAWDSLDRLGAGRGTLPGIAAESFGIFHGATADIVEAAGRLGLDVLARTLRRV; encoded by the coding sequence ATGACAGACATCAGCAGTTCCCAGATCGCCCGGCGCATGACCGCCGGCCTCTTCCCGGCTCCCCTGGCGGGCGGCCCGGGAATACCGGGATGGAACGCGGCGCGACTGGGGATCGCGTCCTTCGATACCGCGGGCGGGCGCGACGTGGCGCTGATCGCGGAGCTGAACGACCTGTTGCAACTCGATTGCGACGCGGTGGGAGCCTATACGCTGGCGATCGCGGCATTGCGCGATGGCGGCCTGCGCGACCGGCTGATCCAGTACCGCGAGGACCACGAGCGGCACATCGCCGATCTGATCGATCTGATCAGGGCGCGCGACGGCGTGCCGATCCGGCTGCCCCATTTCCCCACCGGGCTGTTCAAGCTGCTGGTCCAGGCGGGCGGATCGGCCGGAAGCCTGGCGGGCGGCGACCGCGCGGTGCTGCTGGCCTTCGTCACCAACGAGGGACAGGCCCGCGACAAGTACCGCCGCCACGCCCGGGGCGATCATCCGCCCGACGTGGAGGCGATGCTGAAGCGGGCCGCCCGCGACGAGGAGACCCATTTCGAATGGGCCTGGGATTCGCTGGACCGGCTCGGCGCCGGGCGCGGGACGCTTCCGGGGATCGCGGCCGAGAGCTTCGGCATCTTCCACGGCGCCACCGCCGATATCGTCGAGGCGGCCGGCAGGCTGGGACTGGACGTGCTGGCGCGGACCCTTCGGCGCGTCTGA